GGTGTCAAATTATGTCGTCGCAGCAGAACACGCTCACGCAAGTTGCATGCACAAGTTCGCCATTGCAGACGTTTAATCTACACGTGCGGAAACTTATAATACACTCTAACACACCTCAACCAAAACATTTAATTTGAAGCCCAACGTTCcggagccggctcggctccttcttcaggggtgactgggggcgaAAATATACAcgtgctttcgaaagcatgcaggcaaaacagTGCACGCAACTAGTCGGAAATGCCaaattttctcgagccacagcgccatgagtaatggcgttttcgaaattctaaaaactgatatggctattactaacttcCGGCTATAATCTCCAACtacaactaggcgcctaactctactagttaaagataattattaaaaattatttaaccagcttactacataGGACGATTcaccgcgtgtgtgtgtgtgtgtgtgtgtgtgtgtgtgtgtgtgtgtgtgtgtgtgtgtgtgtgtgtgtgtgtgtgtgtgtgtgtgtgtgtgtgtgtgtgtgtgtgtgtgtgtgtgtgtgtgtgtgtgtgtgtgtgtgtgtgtgtgtgtgtgtgtgtgtgtgtgtgtgtgtgtgtgtgtgtgtgtgtgtgtgtgtgtgtgtgtgtgtgtgtgtgtgtgtgtgtgtgtgtgtgtgtgtgtgtgtgaacactGGTAAAGTTATGCCgcaattggtttttttggggggaaaggaaatggcgcggtatctgtctcatatatcggcggacaccttaaccgcgccgtaagggaagggataaaggagggagtgaaagaagaaaggaagagagaggtgccgtagtggagggctccggaataatttcgaccacctggggatctttaccgtgcactgacatcgcacagcacacgggcgccttaccgtttttcctccataaaaacgaatgCGGATTCTACAAAAAGACTggtttataattcgcgccaaaggcATACGTAGCGTGACGTCATTCAACGTCACACACTCGTAAGTGTGCCCCCAGCATCCAGGGGTGCTGGGGTGCcaatgagccgccattttttggaccaatggctGTCTATGGAGCCTTCGGTACCATAGTATATCTATCTACCTTGTACCACCCGCCGTCAACATAGCCGAGTAGACGCCCGCGTGGTCACAGCCGACGGAGGCGTTGTCAGAGCACACGAGCAAATCACTCTGTACTAGGTGCATGGGCAATAAAAGTTGTTTACCACCCCCACCACAGGAGCAGCTCCCCTACCCCGAACAGCGCGCACATAATAGAGCGAACCGCGGTATGAAAAACCTTGCGCATAAGGCCGTTGAACAATCGCTTGATCACCATCAGTATCAGTATGcgttgtgcatcataccttgctgtactcaaaagtactatagtcggacacagctccgcccacatttaggatcggcgcacagaattcctccacggcAAAAAcatagtccgttgttaaaacttctcttgtcgcctaaacaagaagctaatcaggagaaaaaagttataagctctagaattttgatacctggcttgtttaataaagtcaaacattaaaaagctgatttcgtgtACTTTTATGACTGGCTAACGGAGTGATACAGTTCGCCacagaccgtggcccagtgttaacaactgcttttttttttttttaagttgtatcctacgaGCTATGCATGCTTAGCCATTGTCTAGAGGGGTTGCTGCCTCCTTTGTAAGTCAATTTCATTGGGTTctcaattgcacattaacaaggtcataactagcaggaactcgggcacatttgactggcaaaggttggtgCGCATTGAAAGGCAACAACATTCAAGAGATACCGGCTCGAAAATGCGGATTCTGTAAAAAGACCaatttataattcgcgccaaaattaTACGTATGTGTGACGTCAAATGACGTCACACATACGTAGGTTGCAACTCAAAATCCAGGGGCGCTGGGGTGCCCGGGAGCCGCCATTTTTTGCACCAATCGGCGTCCATGGAGCCTTCGTTACGTACCTTGAGACGAGACTCACGTGATTGTCAGCTGGGCAGGGTTTGTTCACTCTAGTTTACTGCATCGTTGAGTCGCGTCTTGGCACCAGGATTTTCGATTTTGTTGTTCCGTGTGTTGAGTGATCGTTTCGCGAGGCTTTTCATCAAGATGATTTTCATGCGATTACCGAGGATTCGCACCGTAATGTGCATCAGGtgcgacggcggcggcgagctTGTGGCGAACCTTCTACAAACAGCTTCGCGCGCTGACGTGAGTGCCCTTCTCGTGTGTTTTGTCGAACGGATAAGTGCGCTGTAGCGAGGTTGCTTCCTTTCTGAACTGCGCACGGCGGAAAATCGGTGACCTGGAGGTCTCGGGAAGCTTCCGCTTACAGGTGTGATCTGCCTTGTTGGACATAAACACTGCCTGCCACTCGTATTGTGTCACCCTGTTAATTCGGAATTTGACCTTTTTGGcagtaaatatatatatacatatcttAGATAGCAGCTCGGCCAATATGTAGTTGTTTTCAAGTATGCATACACACTGGAGTGCCCGCAAGCTATGCATTGACATGTTCTGTTTTCGACAGCGGATACCTGTCGAGTACCTGATGTTGACAAGTGGCGGGCGACGGGTGACGGATGCTGTGGTGGCGGACGGGCAATGGGTGACCTGCGTCCTGACCGGAATCATCGGTGGCAAAGGCGGCTTCGGCTCCATGCTGCGTGCCATCGGCGCCCAAATCGAGAAGACGACAAATCGCGAAGCGTGCAGGGATCTCAGCGGACGGAGGCTGCGTGACATCAACCACGAGGCTCGGTAAGTGGCATCCATGCTTGTTAGCTGCCTTCATGTCTGTCACTTAACACTTGCGAAAGCTCGAGTTGTGTGTGCTTGAGCGGATGCTATCACCCTTGACTGCCTCAGTGGTTTCTGCGTGTTCGTATGTACGTAAACTAGAGTACTGCCCGGACCCGTTCCCGCAGCAGATCTTTGCGCAGTGAGTACAAGTAGTCTGCTGCTACACAAGTGGAAAAAGCGGCTGGAAAGTCTGAATAACAATTAAATTGGTTTGGTGAACACGAGAAGAAGATAAGGCGGGTTCGTTGCTCGGCTCTTTGAACGGTGATCTTGTCTGTGAAAAGCCCCGAGAGCCAAGCAAAACGACTTGCATACAGGCACCGTTACCTTTGCGTTGCCTTTGGATTTTTAATCAGCCATTTTTTACGGCCAGGGATGTCCAAATATTAAAACATCCTCGAAAACGTAgcaatgtcactttttttttaatgagcacaatTTCGCAGGTTGAATGCATGGCTGCACTGTCCGCGTTTCTATGGTGACAAAAACCAAGAGTGCCTCTTTGTTGCATAGTATGTGTTTAAAGACCCGATGTGTACCAAACAAATTTTCTCTTCTCCAATGGCGTTTCTCATAGCATTATAGAAATGTGTTTTGGGAGGCGAAGGCAGACAATCAAAAACTGTCTTAGGGCAGACGGCTGCCTCTCGAGCTGTTGAATGAAGGTCCTTCTCCTAGCGGTTCTTACGAGACTTTAAATGTCCAGTCGTGAGTGGAAACAAAATCATGCAGATGCGGAGCACCTTCTGGCAGATCCAGCAGTGTGTGCTCGCTGATAGCTGAAACAGCCCAAGCCAGCTGTGGTGTGTGCTTTACTAGGCGAGCACACTTGTGCAAACAGTTCCGTTATTTGCTTCAGTTAATTTTTTAAGTAGCAGTAGCATTCCCCTCTACAAGCGTAACTCTAAATATGATCATCTGTGCATTACTTACTAATTACTTATAAAATGGATGCTCGGGCTGACAACAAGGGCGAAACAAACGAGTGACTTTTGACTGCCCAGGAATACCACATTACATCACTGAAAAAAGCCGGTGAGTTATCCGTCAAAGATAATATTCACCGAATAAGACCAAAAACTTTGTTGTGAAATAAGCACAAGAAAAGTCAGCCGAATtcttaaaaaacaaaaatgccaaCCCCTATGTATCTGTTAGTCACGGAAAGTGGTAAAGTAGTAGCTTCCTTAATGACTGTGGTTTCCTGACCTGTAACGAGGCAGTCTGTTTTGTGTCACATATCAAGATTGCATGGGatgcaagaaaaacaaatgagTGAGCTCCACTAGCCTATGCTAGATGGGCCCAGAACAGCTATTGTAAAAGCCCCCATACTTTTGTCACTTGTCACAGTgctagtcccccccccccccccctctgctcaGCGTTGCTAGCATTGTGTTGCAGCACTTCATTGCTCAGCGATTTCCACTTCTGTCACTTCTTTCTTGACTGCATACTCATCAGCATGGTGAACTCTCATACTGTAGGCAATGGCTTAGTGGTAGCATCCCAGCCTCGGCGCGATGCTACAGAAAAGCTGTATGCTCAGAACAGGAGCCTCAGTGAGTGGCAAGGCATTAGGAGCCATAGCCTTCTGTGTACAGTTCTGTGCCTGCCTGTCACATCATCAAAATATCATGTGGGGAGGCACCTTCTCATGTTGTACTGTGGCACCTCTGGTCATAGCTAAAGGAGCCTTTAATGGGGATGAGTGAAACGTACTGCTGGTCAGTGTTAACCTTGCGCACCATTTTATCCTTACTCTGTGTGAGTGGCACTGTAGAAGATGAAAAAGCACCTGGGCCAATTTGGCACCAGCCATATAAAGgatcgtgaagagcaaaaccgcaaaacaggacaggACTGAGGCAGGCAACAACACAgggcctcagtcccgtcctgttttgcggttttgctcttcacgatgtcataccaactggcctacaccaaagtccttctaagttacATATAAAGGAGGCCATTTACAAACTCATTATGATAGTGCTTTAGGGCCTCCTTTCAAGTAGCCGTAACTAGAGATTGGCTTGTGCGCAATGTTGATGCACGTATTAACGCATGTGCACACCTGCATTTCCTCTTCAGCCTGAAGCGCTGGGTTGCGAAGCAGGCTGAACGGGAGAACCAGCGCAAGCAGCGGAAAGAGCTTCGCGAGCCTCAGCACAAGCTTGAGGACCCCGAGTACGAGCGCATCCGGGAGCAGCTTCCAGAGCGCGTTCAAGATGCTGTGGCACAGGGTACGTATTCGTTTTTTGCTTGTGGGCcagcaagagaaagaaagcgtGACAGGCAGAATTTTTCGTGGTGCTGTAAGGAACGTTGCGTAATAGATAGCGTAAAACCATTGTATTCAACCAGTCACCCAAAAATCTTGCTTCAGGTAGCAGTATTCcttgaagaaaaattgaaaggTTGATTAGcatatcacccgccgcggtggctcagtggttagggcgctcgactactgatccggagttcccgggttcgaacccgaccgcggcggctgcgtttttatggaagaaaaacgctaaggcgcccgtgtgctgtgcaatgtcagtggatgtcagtgcacgttaaagatccccaggtggtcgaaattattctggagccctccactacggcacctcttcttcctttcttctttcactccctcctttatcccttcccttatggcgtggttcaggtgtccaaggatatatgagacagatactgcgccttttcctttccccaaaaaccaattaaattaaattgAGTAGCATATCAACAAACATCACGAAGGTGCACAAGTTTTCGAAAACCGTTAAAGCACTGGTTTCTCTCGCTGCGCGCCCACTCAtcagtgccatttttttttaaatatttttgcacAAGATTAGCCAGTTATGCTATGCCACAGGCTTTCTTTTCACACGAGACCTTCTTTTGGCTGCTGTGCAGGACTGGCAGCTGGCACCAAGCGACCTGCCTGCTCCACCGGTGAATGTAGTGCAAGAAAGCGCCCTGCATCAGCTCTGTGGCTGCCAGACGTACCCAGTGATACTTCTTCAGGTGAGGCTGTGCAGCATTTGCACGCATATGTTAGCACGTGACCTGTAAAACTGGCAGCCATTCATGGCCAGAGACTGTTGTCAGTGATGTTTGCAGTCATTAACAATTTCATAAATAGCTGCTGTGCTTCCTGCTTACAGGAAACTTGTTTGGCCACATGCAATGGTTGTTGATGTTGTATTAAAGGTTTATGTCCTTCCACAAGAAAGAAGCAATTTTTCCAACAAAGCTTGCTTTTTGCAACAATTTTTGCTTTACGTAGCTTTTTTTATTGGCTCTAATAGAGAGCACATGAAACGCAAAATATGCTTCTTGATAGTGGTGATACTTAGCGCCCCAGACGTATAAAACAGATAAAGCTGCTTATCGCGTTCGCGTGCCCAGTGCAAACACAAAGCCTTGTCGCAGACAGAATTCCGGAAATAAgcaatttttcttctctttcagcATGTCCTGGGGCACTCGAGTGGCACCACTTTAATGTGGTATTTTTAAATTTTACTCGCAGTCTTTTTAAAGCTGCTCATGGCCCAAAAGACACTGCACAAAGGAAGATGGGGAGGAGATGGCACACCCTACTTCTCTAATAGGTGTGCCCAAGGGCGCTGACAAAAGTCCCCTCTGCCATGCCTTGGGGCGGGGGTCACTATCAGATTTGCCAAACAGTATTCTCTCACTAGCACAGTCACAACGTAATGCGACAACAGTGTTGTTGCATACCACGGTTGCCTGCATAAGCAAGTGGCTTTGCATGAATGAGCTCTGCACTGCTAGTGGCCATGTGTGTGGTGGCACAAAAAGCGGACTGAAGTTTTATCGCGAAATGGTGGTTTTCCAGTTTCCAGATTTTCGCCGCGAAATTAAAATTGGAACTCCTTGCTTACCTGGCAGTATTATGCCAGATTTTATCGCTGCAAAGCAAATGTTCTCGTAGCATGTCTTAGTCAGTTGCGGCTCCTTTTAAACCATTCATGTCTCTTTGTCAGGGTTTAATGACTTCAGTTTTATGGCTGTTCTATCCTTCCGAGTACTGTTACTTTTCATTGGAGGTATGTACCATAACAGTAATTATAAAATGGAACAGACTTCCGTAAACACACACCGTACAGGCCTTAGCTTGGGGAAATTACGAGGTAGTACTTGATGCCACTGGTGCTTATGTATAACCCAAGGAAAACTGCATATTTTGCATATGGAATGCATGAGAAAAAGTTCCAGCACCAAAGCATGCTCCACATTATTTTGGCTGCACCTGCGCCTATTCAGCCCAGCACTTGCAACTGTTCCTTTGGAAGAGTAATTATGAATGACCTTTTGCTTGCATTTCCAGACGAAGATCCGGAGTCATCGTCTGGCGAAGGAGAGTCCCCAACGGCAGAGAGCTCGAGCGAGCGAGACATTCCAAATGCAAAAACCGCCTCGGGAGACTCAGAGTCGTGCCACGACAGTAACAGCAGATCCCCCAAAACAGAGGAAGGCCCCGAACAAGCAAACAGCCCGTCGCGCACAGAAGATCCCGTTACGTCCTCCAAGTCATCCTCTTCTCGAGAAGAACCACAGCCGACAGACAAGGACAAATAAAAGCTTGCCTTTATTGTTCTCTTTCTCGGAGTGTCGTCTCTCCTCCTTGACTACTGTATGCACTCCCCACCAATAGGAGAGAGAGAATGGTTATACACACAGCCACAGGCGGCCTGTCTCCCCAGTGCCGTGGGGGGCCACCGGGTATATTATGTAGAGGCTTGTTTTGAGAATTGaccttttctgtatttttttttatacacCACGATTCTCTGTTATAATGACATGAAAAAGCGAAAATGTCAGTTTTATGTCACATCAGCCTTTAGTCAAGATGCAGACAAGAAGTcaacaagtgaaccatttgagGATGAGGTTAAACACGTAAAAGACAACGATTCGGATATAATGCATGTCGCTGGAGCTCGCGATGTAAGAATGCAGCGATTGTTGAATAACCAGAACATGCTTACAAATTATGAATGAAAATGAAGCTACGAGTTTTAGAAAAAGGAACCCAGCTATATAAGGTTAGCCATACAGTTTTTGTACCTCGTTAAAAGAAAAGCAACTGGCCTGTATGCAAGCGAATAAAGTGGTTGACTCAATGTACTACTGGTGCATACTGCCAAAAGCTGCACCTGCTTGAGAATCGCAGACTCTAGACAAATGAATAACAAAGGCCATGACAAAAAGATGACACATTGGTGAGACAGCTGCCACACAAGCTCTAGCAATACTTTGTAGTCTGGTCAATGAAAACTGCATGCCAGGTTAGCAAGTCAAATTTGACGGCAGGCTTTGTACCATCTTGGCAGCTTTTTTCGTGACATCAGCcattaaaaataagaaaaacactcCCCTGAGCCTTGCACACCCATTGCGCAGCCACAATGCGTATTGTAGCAAAACTGAAAGCTGCTTGGCAAACGTCGAACTTAGCAACGACACTACTTACTGAAATGCTGTTCTCGCATCATCTTGTGCAAAGTGTTTACTGCACATTTGGCAGCCATGCTGGAGCAATGCTGACTATTAGTTCCTCTATGAAAACAAACTcttgagtagtagtagtagtctgTAAAGTGGACATATAAAAAAAACTACCAATCGCAGCATTCTGCCACAAGGCGGCATGCCTACTAATGGCCATACGAAGTTACCGATGCGTAAAAGAGTAAGcaataaaaacaaggaaaaaaatgcTCATCAGCATTGTGCAATGCTGCCGATCTTGACATGGTTAGACATCACAATAAATGCGCAAATACTTGAGGCAATGCTGAGTGCAAACAATTGCAGATTGACAATATGATGCCAACAGCCAGAAATCAATGACACCGAAGACTAAAAACATTGTGTTCGAAAGATGCGCCCAAACGACAATCAAGCTTATGCTGTCACTGCCGCTGCACAATGAATAGGCAAAGCTCGCTCATTAGAGAGAAAGCAGCCTTTAAATTAAACAGAGGCTTTCTCTCCAGAAATTTCTATTATTTTTTAAGACTGTGCCGGTGGCCCCCCTGGCCAGCTTCCGAGGCTTCCAGCAACATGGCTCCTTCATACAATGCGCATCCAATGCGGTTCATTTGTAATGCAGTACCACTTTGGGTGTTCAACAAAGCTGCCCTGCTCACTTACTCACCGGGAACCACAAGCGTGCAAAGTGCAGGCCTTGGCACACGGGGCCCCACAGCCGATCACCGAGCGCCTCTGGATTGGCTCGAGGCTAAATAACACTATATGGCTGGGCGAGTGGCTTTCCTTGGCAAAAGAAGCCGTTATATGAAAAGATAGACAGGATCACGTCATTTCGTTGCTTACGAAACGCTTGCAATGCAGCAGCTGCCGTTGCCTTTAACTCACACACTCCtcacagtgtgtgtgtgtttcgtgcGTGcctgccataatttttttttttgtaacggaATGTATATGTCTCTTTCtacgttttctttgtttttttgccaGTATACTGGTAAATAATGCTGCTCATACGAGCTTAaagcatttctctctctctctctctttttttttttttgctctgcacaTCTCATCAGAGCCATTTGTGGGATATTGTTTTTTGCAAACAGGCACCAGGTAATATAAATGTCACAGGGTCGTTGGGGCTAAAAAACTAAAACGGGGAGAGGGAAATGAGGGGAATAAAAGCGCCGCGCACGGGCGATGGAAGAAGCTGTCTGTACACTGCCCGTGCGAGGAGGggggttcagcagccgagcgcgggTATCCGTGGCGACGACACGCCCGGCGTGTTCGGAGGCGGACAGTGCAAGCACCGGTGTGGCTTGGCCTGGCGGTCTGTCCAACAGTGCTGCACCGAGAAAGAGGCAGGCAGGTATAAATAATTCTGCTTTAGAATCGGCTAGGCTAAAAGGAAGCCAGACAGCTGCAGTAAAGCGAAGGTGGCAAGGCAGTCAACAAGAttcaacagttttggccaagtTGTACAGTACAGCCCGAATATATCTAGTAATCATTGCTCATACCTAGCAGTCAGAACATCTCTTTGAAAATCCTGTGCAAAAGTATAGCTCTAGTGTTCGCCTTAATCAAAATCGCATTCAGCGGAATCTTCTACATATTGACGCTTCCGCTAAAGGCACTCTTGGATCACTTTCCGCGCGTGGAGACAGGTAGGCTTCGCGGACTTGGGCACGTGCTGGCAGTGCTAGCACTGTGAAACCGTGCAACGAGGTGAATGTACATAACGTGTTGAGGGAGGTCTTCTGTCTCTTATACTCATTCTCCACATCACACCGCTGTCACGCGGTAAAGACAACTTACTAAAGCCCAGTGGCAGCTCTTGCCTGGTTTACTTCGCTGCCAAAGCCTAGGCGTTGCGGAAATCAACCGTAGTTTAATTTTAATGAGATTATTCTGTTTATAGTGTATATATACACCGGAAAATACCGTACTGTACTTGAAGTTCTTCAAACCTGAAACACTCGCACTGATTAATCACTACGGTAGCTGCAATAGCGTCAAAGCTTGATCAACTTTGACAACTGACCAGAGCAAACCTGCTGCGAAGTTTGGAGGTAAGCGAACACCGTAGTTAAAATGATATGCGAGGTTTAGCATCCTCAAACTGCATCTAGGCTGTGGCAGAAGTTGCAGGGCTGAAGAGCATTCCAACTGCCTGCACTCCTTTAATGTGCGCCCAACATCGCAAAGCATGTGAACTTCTATATATTTTGCCCCCATCCTAATGCAGCTGCTACAGTGGGGACTCAATCCCACAACGTTGAGCTCAGGGCCTTGAGCTCAACTTGGGGCCATTTGATATGACTGATTCTAGTTACAACTGGCAGAGCCAAGCCAGAGCACAATTATCAAGCTATGTTACGTAACAGACTTAAGTAGCAACACACAAGAGGTgctgttattttatttattcaactCTCGTTTCAGTGCGTGCCCATAGAGGACAtccataaaaataaataaaagtgaatCCTGCAAAACCTCGCCACCTACACTTGGCCATCGGAGAAACCACCGTTAAGCACCATCACCACACGTCCATGCTGGCTCACCCAGTCCGGAGTGTCTCATTTGGCCTGCGACTGCTGCTGGATCTCAATCTTCTCAACCGTCATGTCAGGGTTCATCATGGTGGCCTCCTGgatggcctgcgccagcgctcgGTCATGGTCGATGGGGTCACCGTCACTCTGTATGGTGATCTTCTGCTCCACACGTGTCTCAACCACACCATCACGTTCCATCTTGTACTGCAAGCACCATGAGGACATCATGAGGACATCTTGCAGGTCCAGCCCAAAGCTATCGATTTCAGCCACAAATTCCAAAACACATTCTTGGCCACAAAGAAAAGAATGTTGATCTCCGCGATCAAATCGTGAAGAGCAACCTGCCAAAGCAACACTTTTATCCATCCAGTCACCCCTCAAGGAGAAGCCAAACTGTAAATGGCGGGATTTTTAATGctccatagtggagggttccagattAATTTGGACCATCTGCGATTCTGTAACGTatactgacgtcacacagcatgtgggcatttttgcatttcacctccatcaaaatatgGCTGCCAAGGTCAACATCGAATCCGCAAACTTGGGATGGAGCTGTCCTCAGCCAGCTAGTGTATGCGGTGAAGATGCAGACCAAGGAAAATCCATGAGAGAAATCCGCAACTACACTGCACTGGCTGCCCCTTTGTGTCAAGTGTAGTGAACATTAACAAAGGCCTGGTGCTACAGTATGACCAAACATTGTTCGTAATGAAAGGCGTGTCCTGCCCTAGCAACCTGCCTCAACAAAACGTAATGGGACGCCATTAATGCAAGCCTCAAGGATGACTTTACTAGACTAGGGGCTGCAGTGGCACGACATTCTAGTCATCACCATAACGTTGTGCTTTTAcaacataccgtatttacacgattgtattttcaaaattttcaaatcagaagtggggggtcgacttacaatcaaaaCGAAAACATAGCACTACAagtaaaggtgagacaaacgagatatcgggaatgctacagtgtggttgcatttttgctgtgcggctccgtcgcatcgctcttggtgctggccttcagcagctgctatgtcaacgcgcagaactggcatccacTCTCCCTGCGGGCGGCGGCCGATGACAGCtattgataagcagcaaactggcaccccacacgtggctgcagacacagcggcggcccgataacgcaactgcgttctacgggaagctcaagcgtccaacacgttttctttttattttcaaattttcaaatgcgcactcggcactcaagggagtgttgatagttgatagaagggccgctgttccaatagGGGCAGCGCGCCCCCGCTCGAAACGCCAGCGGCGCCGGAGAGTGTCGGTAGCAGacagaagagccgacgccattcacgcaTAATTTCTTTTTGGCTCCGACGCATTTGACTACAACCGgccacgtttcacaagttttaatgTAGAGCTTCTTCAATCaccatttgtgctccaggtccggcaagcggccggtgctcgttcacggctacattcaagatggctgccattttttacgccgaagaaacgaacaactgtgcGCCGGGCCGCAAATTTGACATTCGCAACGGGTgatcaggtgtggcagctgcagtgaggaAAATTTTCAGGTGTTCCACACGATGTCGTGACGTGGCTGTTTGCGAAGAGCGGGATTTTGCcggacgacgacgttagaacgacgtgctgtgggactgcagcagcaatcacgatggcagcgctagtgaggacgatggcgcaagtacggacgagtagtccagtgactaaaacattttcattt
This portion of the Amblyomma americanum isolate KBUSLIRL-KWMA chromosome 10, ASM5285725v1, whole genome shotgun sequence genome encodes:
- the LOC144108861 gene encoding splicing regulator SDE2; protein product: MIFMRLPRIRTVMCIRCDGGGELVANLLQTASRADRIPVEYLMLTSGGRRVTDAVVADGQWVTCVLTGIIGGKGGFGSMLRAIGAQIEKTTNREACRDLSGRRLRDINHEARLKRWVAKQAERENQRKQRKELREPQHKLEDPEYERIREQLPERVQDAVAQGLAAGTKRPACSTGECSARKRPASALWLPDVPSDTSSDEDPESSSGEGESPTAESSSERDIPNAKTASGDSESCHDSNSRSPKTEEGPEQANSPSRTEDPVTSSKSSSSREEPQPTDKDK